In Capsicum annuum cultivar UCD-10X-F1 chromosome 11, UCD10Xv1.1, whole genome shotgun sequence, one genomic interval encodes:
- the LOC107847920 gene encoding homeobox-leucine zipper protein ATHB-13, giving the protein MTCTNYEMAFFPTNFMLQSPHEDEHHEPSTSLTPILPSCSPQDFHGIASFLGKRSMSFSGMEGNNTCEENHGEDDLSDDGSQAGEKKRRLNMEQVKTLEKNFELGNKLEPERKMQLARALGLQPRQIAIWFQNRRARWKTKQLEKDYEVLKRQFDAVKAENDALQTQNQKLHAEIMALKNREQPTESINLNKETEGSCSNRSENSSEIKLDISRTPAIDSPLSNHPNISSRPFFPPSMIRPNNNNNNNNGVVVPHQLFHINSSSSRPDLKLMDQNTTTNSTNIKEESLSNMFCGIDDQTSFWPWLEQQHFN; this is encoded by the exons ATGACTTGCACTAATTATGAAATGGCTTTTTTCCCAACAAATTTCATGCTACAAAGTCCACATGAAGATGAACATCATGAACCTTCAACTTCTCTCACTCCCATTCTTCCCTCATGCTCACCTCAAGACTTCCATG GTATTGCTTCATTTTTGGGAAAAAGATCCATGTCATTTTCAGGGATGGAAGGAAATAACACTTGTGAGGAAAATCATGGAGAGGATGATTTGTCTGATGATGGATCACAAGCAGGAGAGAAGAAAAGAAGACTTAATATGGAACAAGTAAAAACTCTAGAGAAGAATTTTGAGTTAGGAAACAAACTTGAACCTGAGAGGAAAATGCAATTAGCAAGAGCTTTAGGGTTACAACCAAGGCAAATTGCAATTTGGTTTCAAAATAGAAGAGCAAGATGGAAGACTAAGCAATTAGAGAAAGATTATGAAGTTCTTAAGAGACAATTTGATGCTGTCAAAGCTGAAAATGATGCTCTACAAACTCAAAACCAAAAGCTTCATGCAGAG ATAATGGCACTAAAGAATAGAGAGCAACCAACAGAATCAATCAATTTGAACAAGGAAACAGAAGGATCATGCAGCAATAGAAGTGAAAACAGCTCAGAAATAAAGCTAGACATTTCAAGAACACCAGCCATTGACAGCCCATTATCCAATCATCCAAATATTTCTAGTAGACCTTTTTTTCCACCTTCAATGATAAGGccaaataataacaataataataataatggggtAGTGGTCCCTCATCAACTCTTCCACATCAATTCATCTTCATCAAGACCAGATCTCAAATTAATGGACcaaaatactactactaatagTACTAATATCAAAGAAGAAAGCCTATCCAACATGTTTTGTGGCATTGATGATCAAACAAGTTTTTGGCCATGGCTTGAACAACAACATTTTAACTGA